The genomic window GCAGATGCTTGAGAAAaggcagagagagtgagagaTGCCCATGGGGTGATCAGAGGCAAGTACTCTAGTCTGCCTTCAGCATTAGTCTCTCTGTAGGGTAGTAGGTAGACTACCATGAAAATCATAGATAACAGATAGTAAAAGATTTCGAGGAAAAAACCATGGTCAGAAGATTCTTTACAGTATTATGACCTCTTGTCCCAGAAACATTCACAGTGGAATCAAATTTTGACTGTCCAAATTTTCAATTTGGTCAAGTTACTGATACTCAATTTTCTACCCACCAAAATAGATTATGCAAATTCctcctttattccttcttatcCATCCtccaaatacatttaaaaaaaccacacacacacgaAGAAACATATGCATACTTGCAAACAAAAATGCTAAGGCCTTTATAGTTCAGGCATGTCTAAACtatgaaatagaaaatgtttgTGAAAGTGCCCTGTGAAAAACCTAAGGAAGATCACTAATACCATCACACAGTTATGCACGCTGGGTAGATTTTAGCTGGAGTAAAAGACGGAGTGACTGCAGAAAAAAACAGTTTTGGAAGATCCTGCTAGAAAGTCCACTAGAATCTACAAAGTTTTAGGAATATTGTTGACGACAGTTTCAATGGCAGGTAAGAAACTGAGTTATGGTCCAGATTGGGAAATTTTGTGAATTTCCTCAGCAATCTTTGATATAGATTATAGCCCATAGTATGATGTCTCAAATTTCAGAACTGAAGCAGCAAATTGCACATGAAGAAAGAATTCAAAAGAATCAGTGAAAGCATATATAAAGTTAATGGGATGACAGCCTATGCAATGAATGTGGACAATAGCGGTTGCAGGGCtgtacttattttatttctagaGAGCGGCATTTCTAAATGGCCTTGGGGAACCACAGTACCATCGGCAATTTCGTCCTCCTTGGACTGTCTGCTGACCCTCAGATCCAGGCTCTGCTATTTGTGCTGTTCCTGGGAATTTACATCCTGACCCTGATGGGGAACCTGTGGATGCTGCTGGTCATCAGGACAGATCCTCagctccacacacccatgtacttcttcctgagTCACCTCTCCTTCCTGGATTTTTGCTTCTCTTCTGCCACAGTGCCAAAGCTTCTGGAGAATCTCCTCTCTCAGAGGAAAACCATCTCTGTTGGAGGCTGCCTGGCACAGGTCTTCTTTGTGTTTGAGTTTGGGGGCACAGAAGCCTGCCTGCTCTCAgcgatggcctatgaccgctatgttgcCATCTGCCACCCTCTACACTATGGACAGATGATGAGCAACCAGCTCTGTAAGGGGCTGGTGTGGGGGTCATGGGGCCTGGGATTTCTGGATGCATTTATCAATGCCCTTCTTGCTATGAACTTGGACTTCTGTGAAGACGATTCCATCCCCCACTTCAGCTGTGAGCTGCCCTCACTCTTCCCTCTGTCCTGTTCAAGTATCACCACTAATTTTATTGTCCTGCTCTGCTCCAGTGTCCTACATGCACTTGGAACCTGCTTACTGATCATTGTCTCTTATGCTTGCATTGTCTCTACCATCCTGAGCATCACCTCCTCCTCAGGTAGAGGCAAAGCCTTCTCCACATGCTCCTCCCACCTCACTGCAGTGCTCCTGTATTATGGCTCAGCTTTCCTGCGCTATCTTATGCCAACCTCGGGATCACCATTGGAGTTGATCTTCTCTGTACAATACAACGTAATTACTCCCTTAGTGAATCCACTCATctatagtctaaaaaataatgaggtgaaaGCAGCTGTGAGAAGGACCTTGAAAAAATATCTCCAATTAACTAACCACACACAGGCAGTGATGTGTAAATAATTTACTACAGCAATTTACCTGATGAGTGGACAATAGGAGAGTTTCCTGTTATTCCCTGATACTGGATTCAGAAACTTAACTAAAAAATTCGCAGTGCTATGTGGAGGTGATATCAAGAATTATGGTTCTGATTCATTTTTGTTTATAGACAAAGCAAAGTATCAAACAACAATATTAATCCAATCCTTTTCCATGGATTATTGTGTCATAATCATCTTgattcatttttctgtgaatttcaATGAGCAACATGGAATAAAATCAACAAGTGTCTAAAACATCAGAGTAGGGAGCATAGAACTAGCTGGTTGGTCTTGAGTTTAGAAAAGAGGGTTGTGAGGGAGCTGCAATATTAGGTAAGTGAAGTGTGTGGAACAGAGAGTCCTGTGCCCAGAACAGCACCCAAGGGAGGTAGGACAACCCAGAAATGAGGGATGTATAAGGGATTCCCAGGAATTGAGCTTGTACCATCCTTAGAAAGTAAATTTAAAGAAACATCAGTGCTATGATTTCATTACATAGACAATTTGGCAAAAGAATATTTTGGTCTTTGAGCAGGATGTTAGGATGTAAGAGGAGAAAACACAGTTTGGGGAGGAAAAGAGCATGTTTTAGTGAACAGCAAAAGAgtcagaaagggaaaaacaggaattACAAGTTCAGACCAGCTGAGCAGTGCAGAACATCGGGTTGCCTTAAGTGAGGGGTGTGCCTGATCCAGACACTAACCCAGGAACTTAACTTCAGGCTGCAGTGAATGACAAATTTCCCCCAAAACTCCACTTTAAGGCAAAAGATTTAAGAATTGAAGATGAAAGGGATGTGGGAGGGGGCCTAAAATATGGGGAGCTCAGCGAGTTCTCAGCTAAGTGTCTAACAGGCAGGATTGGtggccctctccttccctctctttgccCCCCCACTTCATGTTGTCCTCTTTCTCACCCAGGCACACACTAGCCCCAAAATGCCTCCTGTAGAACGCCTATACCTCTACTTCCCTGAATATTCTGAAGTTTATTGATTACCcaattacaaaatataagaggtaatgttttaaaaagtaatttttccttaATGCTCATTCTTATTGGCATGTTTATGTATACTCTACTGCtgtaaatttttctaaatttcttatgaataaaaataatttatgccTACAAGTTCATTTTTGGTCTGAAGATATATTTAgccttttcaggaaaaaaaaaatacgttTTTCACCTTTTGGGCCAAAAGTAATTTCCTCTAGGATGTCACAgttcaacaattatttatatggtatgctttatatattctctaataaaatgtttcaaatctttttcctttttaaaaatattctcatatttgtttaattttttaatcaaacTGGCACCAACTCAATGTACATTGTTTATACTCAGGGTTTACCATATCCAGAGCAGAGTGTAAGAACACAATGGATACCCAGACAGTTAAAAATCAAATCAACTAATTTTTCAACCTAATTGTAACACAGAGGAACTTGTAAAACATATTAATacacatattttgaaataaatattaattagaatttgaaattataaataCTAACAACTTTTATAGGAAACTAATGAAATATTAATTTCATGgagtaaagaaaattaatttactgCATGTCCTTACcctaaagaaaattaatttggcTGCATATCCTTACCCTTTATTTTCCTATACatagtgttttattttctttatttttttaattttttaaaaaaatgtatagaaactttaggttatataaatgttacattgaaaatataggggattcccccatatcccactccccactccccactcttcCTCAACGTCTTTctttagggtggtacatttgtaacaattggtGAATCcacattgaagtattgctactaaccgtggtaagcagttttcattatggtttacactttgcaccacacaattttataggttttggcataaagtataatggcctgtatctgttatttcaATGCCCTGCAGagcaactccaatgtccccaaaataccctatgttacaccttttctttcctgtcccttccctcagaaccaaTGGTGATCACTGCCTTTATGGCAatcttacaagttcttccattactagaataataagtctactttagtccatagtttcattccccctttatgttcattcattcctaaaacttgagaatttggggatggtgatgcctgttTTGCTTCCAATTTAGAGGCGTCTTAGGTCCCATGAAGCAGATGGGTGGAAGTTTCTTCCTTGAAGTTGTAgatgctctttgttttttgggatgggcgttgtccaccatccttttgttagttgtcctgggttagtATAATGAACTGGAGTATAGATGCTGCCTGCACCTTGGCTGAGATTCATGCTCAAATGGCTTATGAACAttgcaaagatttaagtctctggatgATGAATTCCTAGGGTtttctgccctgtctatagtgtccaCACAGTTTTTAATGTGTCTCATCTCCTTGGGATGAAAAAGAGTTTTGCATCCATACTCTGCTGAATCTCCCTTTTCCACTCCTTTGTGCTGTCTTGaatatctgcttctcttctgcTGTTGCCCAACCTGAAGGATAAACCTCTTATCTCAGAATAAAACCATGTGTGAGAAGGACTTTCTAGCTCAAGTTTTCTCTGAGTTTCATATTGGTGCAACAGTGGTTTGCCTTCTCTCATCAGTGGCCCATGACCATAATGCTGCTATCAGCTATCCTGTGCTCTAAGAAAATTAATGAATAGTAAGCTGTATATGCAATTTGTGTGGAACTCATATAACCTGTGCGTGCTATACACAGCAGGTATCCTCCCTCTGACAGTGAACCTGGACTTCTACGAAGCTGTTCTCTTCCCTTTGTCCTGCTCTTATGGCACCTGGTCTGCATGCTTTGTTCCATTCTCTGATTGTCTTCTCTACATGCACATTGTCTCCACATCCTCAGGATCAGCTCCACCACAGGCAGAATGAAGGCCTTTTCCACCTGAAGCTCCCACTTCATTGCTGTGAGATTATTCTATGTCACAGTTTTACTCTGTCATCTAATGAGAACATGAGGATCATTTTGGAGTTTTCTTCTCCATAAAATATGATATGGGCACTTCTCTAGTGAATCCCTGAATCTACAGCCTGGGAAAGTAGTTGGTGATTGCAGCTCTGAGGAAAAACCTGGGAAAATGTTTACAATGTTACAAATAGCAAAGTATTGATAGAGTTGAGGAGGAGTTAGATTAGAACTGCATGCAACTGGATATCTGGTGAGTTCACATTAAGTAGAATTTCCTGATTGCTCATGATATGAAATGCTGTGAGATgccttacaaaataatttaacttCCCATATTTTGGCATATTATCTTTTCATACTTTCTATTCATAGAGATTTTAATTGAACACGTTTGTTGATCACTCTCAATGTTTCTAAGCAGGAatcattttttcctctctcattgAATAAAACTCAGTTCTATAAAATGAGCACTATCAATTACCAAGGAGATTTTCAACattctttgttattatttttactgaagtataacATAATAGAGAAAATGCACAGCTCTTAGTGTACACCATGTGAATTTTCTCAGAGACTCCAACATTAAGGAATCAACAACCAAAACAAGTGCCCCATATGAAACATCATCCTTGTCAGAGAGTTCACTATCATAACTTTTAACTCCAGAGATTACTTTGCCTTTCTTTTGTTCTTGTACAGTATAGCTTGATATCATTCACTCCAGAATCTACTTGTACAACCCATGTTGTTATGTGTATTAGTACATTGTTGACCTTCTTCAGTGCTGAATAGATTTCTTTTGTGTGAATACATAATTTATTGAACCATTCTgtggttgatggatatttgagcaGTTTTTGGTATCCAATCATTATGAAAAGTGTAGCTATGAATATTCTTTTTGTCTCAATGTGAAGGAGGTGTTCGTTGTTTTGAGTGTATAACCAAGGCTATCTTTGCTGGATTATAGACTATGCATATATTTCAACTTAGTAGATAGATTCCAGCACTTTTCATtttggtgtattaaagttccagTTGATTGATTTTGTGATTAcactatgatttttaaatttcttttcgtTTTAGTATCTGTTGGGTGAAATATGTTTTCGTTTGTTTGCATATTACATTTTCCAGGTAACTAATGAAGTTGAACACCTCTCTTACTCCCATTCCGTGATTGCCTTTCATTCTCTTCATGTTGTCTTTCgatgaataaaaattttattttttatacagtCCAGTGTTCCTTCTTCCATTATAGTTTGAAATTTTATGTTCAATTAATAAATTTTTCTCTACTCTaaacttacaaaaatgttcttctgtgtttttacggAATTGGCTAGTGTACATAATGTATAATAAGGATCaaagttcattcttttttgcATATGGAACTGCAATCGCCCAAGCACTATTTTATTCCCCACTGCACTGAAACGTTATCTTTATCATAAACCAGATAActgtataaatatatagatagacagatagatatataatacatacatacatacataggaCTGTAaaatgtgtctttttattttgaaaattactttcattccattgaccattttgtttatttttattccaaaaaCACAGTGTACTAATAATATCATTCTAATAGGTTATACATCTGGTAACATTGGGTTCCTCCAAAGTTTATTCTTTTTGGAGAATTTGGACCATTCTAACATTTGTATTATCACATAAATTGTAGAATCACATTGTGGACAGCAAAAAATGTCTAGAATTCTGGTTGggattgaatctatagatcaaggTGACAAGTGTTGATGCCTTTACAAACTGAGTCTTTCAATTCATAAACAAGTTATATATCTCCATTTAGCTAGCTGGATATAATATCCCTAAGAAATActttggaattttaattttagatttctTTCGCACATTCTGTGAAATGTATTACAAGGCATTTAGTGTTTTTGTTCTAGTCAAATGTTATAACTTTAAAATATCCTATGTGTTTGGTTGTATGAGGAAATGCAATGGAGTTTAGCATATCCAGTGATCTTGGGCCTAGTTTATAGCAGGTGCAGGTAATAACTGATCTgctttttgtaatttaaaatcaaatttatatttttctagagTTTCATAGATGAACTCATATAACATGTACTTACTGTATGGCTTTTTGTTTACTCTGCATACTAGTTCTGAGATTCATTGATgacatttcattcttttacctgCTGGTGGACATATATGTCATTTCCTATTttgggctattataaataaagttgcCAGAACCAATAGTTAAATATCTTGTGGGGACATGGAatgagtagtggaagaaggtagtgagaaGTACAAACTacgaccatgtgaccagttagggaaacaaggactgtaatggtaataaatattccttccttgttttgttatgggTAGGTTAGTATATGCTTTATACATAAAAGATCTTTATTTTATTGCCTATCTTATCCCCTTTTCATATCACGTAAGTCATATTAAttttatgtcataatatttaagttatagaataacaaatttaagagtgaatacTACCCAAGgatttgcaccctattctggagagttttgatatatttaaagttttgCGCAGAGCAGTAGAGTGTTATTAGGCAAAAA from Dasypus novemcinctus isolate mDasNov1 chromosome 12, mDasNov1.1.hap2, whole genome shotgun sequence includes these protein-coding regions:
- the LOC131280679 gene encoding olfactory receptor 8S1-like, with amino-acid sequence MALGNHSTIGNFVLLGLSADPQIQALLFVLFLGIYILTLMGNLWMLLVIRTDPQLHTPMYFFLSHLSFLDFCFSSATVPKLLENLLSQRKTISVGGCLAQVFFVFEFGGTEACLLSAMAYDRYVAICHPLHYGQMMSNQLCKGLVWGSWGLGFLDAFINALLAMNLDFCEDDSIPHFSCELPSLFPLSCSSITTNFIVLLCSSVLHALGTCLLIIVSYACIVSTILSITSSSGRGKAFSTCSSHLTAVLLYYGSAFLRYLMPTSGSPLELIFSVQYNVITPLVNPLIYSLKNNEVKAAVRRTLKKYLQLTNHTQAVMCK